Proteins from a genomic interval of Papaver somniferum cultivar HN1 chromosome 4, ASM357369v1, whole genome shotgun sequence:
- the LOC113274840 gene encoding probable methyltransferase PMT15, translating to MAGHNNNTILKRFLAICKNTNLVPMLLISLLCSVSYFFGVYQHSDGANSTAIISQDHDQNCLLPTISNITTPQPVLNFKPNHTAEEELISAQPYVSSTYFPPCDIKYSEYTPCEDLQRSLKFTRDKLIYRERHCPEKDELLKCRIPAPYGYKNPFKWPVSRDFAWFSNAPHKHLTVEKAGQNWIRFEGDKFRFPGGGTMFPNGADKYIDDIAKLINFKDGSIRTAIDTGCGVASWGAYLLSRNILPISFAPKDSHEAQVQFALERGVPALIGVLASNRLPYPSRAFNMAHCSRCLIPWGLFDGQYLIEVDRILRPGGYWVLSGPPINWKQHYRGWNRTEDDLHSEQSQIEAVAKSLCWKKFAEKGDIAIWQKPTNHIHCKINRKVLRRPSFCQAQNPDQAWYTKMETCLTPLPEVAGLREVSGGKLANWPERLTATPPRIRSGSIEGITEKMFQEDTKLWKKRLAHYQNVNSELGNKDGRYRNLLDMNAKLGGFAASLVDYPLWVMNVVPPEAKVDTLGVIYERGLIGTYQSWCEAMSTYPRTYDLIHADSVFSLYQDRCEMEDILLEMDRILRPEGTVIFRDDVDILLKIKTMTEGFEWSSQIIDHEDSPHFREKILFAMKKYWTAPSDAKSVS from the exons ATGGCAGGGCATAACAACAATACAATTCTAAAACGATTCCTTGCAATAtgcaaaaacacaaatcttgtaCCCATGCTGTTAATATCTCTTCTATGTTCAGTTTCTTACTTCTTTGGTGTTTATCAACATAGTGATGGTGCTAATTCAACAGCCATCATATCACAAGATCATGATCAAAATTGTTTATTACCAACAATATCAAACATAACAACACCCCAACCAGTTCTTAATTTCAAGCCAAATCATACAGCAGAAGAAGAACTCATTAGCGCACAGCCATATGTATCTTCTACTTATTTCCCACCTTGTGATATCAAATACAGTGAGTACACACCATGTGAAGATTTACAAAGATCATTGAAGTTTACAAGAGATAAATTAATTTATAGAGAAAGACATTGTCCTGAGAAAGATGAGTTACTGAAGTGTAGAATTCCGGCACCGTATGGTTACAAGAATCCGTTCAAATGGCCCGTGAGTAGAGATTTTGCATGGTTTAGTAATGCTCCTCATAAACATTTGACAGTGGAAAAAGCTGGTCAGAATTGGATTAGATTTGAAGGTGATAAGTTTAGGTTTCCTGGTGGTGGTACTATGTTTCCTAATGGTGCTGATAAGTATATTGATGATATTGCTAAGTTGATCAATTTCAAAGATGGGTCTATCAGAACTGCCATTGACACTGGTTGTGGg GTAGCAAGTTGGGGAGCTTACCTGTTATCTCGAAACATCTTACCGATATCGTTTGCGCCCAAGGACTCACATGAAGCTCAAGTGCAATTTGCACTTGAAAGAGGAGTACCGGCATTGATTGGTGTTCTTGCTTCGAATAGGCTTCCGTACCCATCTAGGGCGTTCAATATGGCTCATTGCTCGCGGTGTCTAATTCCTTGGGGATTATTTG ATGGGCAGTACCTGATTGAAGTTGATAGAATTCTACGACCCGGAGGTTACTGGGTTTTGTCAGGTCCCCCGATCAATTGGAAACAACATTACAGAGGATGGAATAGAACTGAGGATGACTTACATTCCGAACAATCACAGATTGAAGCCGTAGCCAAAAGCTTGTGTTGGAAGAAGTTTGCAGAGAAAGGTGATATTGCAATTTGGCAGAAACCTACTAACCACATTCACTGTAAGATAAATCGTAAAGTCCTGCGAAGGCCATCATTCTGCCAAGCTCAAAATCCTGATCAGGCCTG GTACACTAAAATGGAGACATGTTTGACTCCACTTCCTGAGGTAGCCGGATTAAGGGAAGTTTCCGGTGGGAAATTAGCAAATTGGCCAGAAAGATTGACCGCAACTCCACCAAGAATCCGTTCCGGAAGTATTGAAGGAATTACAGAAAAGATGTTCCAAGAAGATACCAAACTCTGGAAGAAAAGATTAGCACATTACCAGAATGTGAATAGTGAACTAGGGAATAAAGATGGTAGGTATAGGAATCTGCTCGACATGAATGCGAAATTAGGAGGATTTGCTGCCTCACTAGTCGATTACCCACTGTGGGTAATGAATGTGGTACCTCCTGAGGCAAAGGTTGATACGTTGGGAGTCATTTATGAGCGTGGATTGATCGGTACATATCAGAGCTG GTGTGAGGCGATGTCTACTTATCCCAGGACGTATGATCTCATTCACGCAGATTCAGTTTTTAGTCTCTATCAAGACAG ATGCGAAATGGAAGATATTTTACTGGAGATGGATAGAATTTTACGGCCGGAAGGGACAGTAATTTTTCGAGACGATGTTGATATTTTGTTGAAGATTAAAACCATGACTGAAGGTTTTGAATGGAGTAGCCAAATTATCGATCACGAAGATAGTCCTCATTTTAGAGAGAAAATCTTATTTGCAATGAAAAAGTATTGGACTGCCCCTTCGGATGCTAAGTCTGTTTCTTAA